GGACGATGGGCTCGACCTCCGGGCCCACCGCGTCAATGACCTCGCGGGCGTCGAGATAGACCGTCCCGTGATCGGTGCCTCTTCCTTCGAATATCTCGAAGCCCACCCCCCGGTTGATGAGCGAACGGCCGGATTTTTCGTAGGCGGCCTCCGGCGCGTCGGGGTTCCACTGCTTCATGAAGCGCTCGCCGTTTCGGTTCAGCAGGCGCGAGCCCGCCCGGATGAAGCCGGTGCTGTAGGGGGGATAGCCGGCCAGCTTCTCGGGCCATCCGGTCATCAGCTGGTAGTCGATCATCTCCATGTCGATCAGCTCGGCCCCGGCGCGCCGCGCCATCGCGTAGCCATCGCCCGTGACCTGGGGAGGCGAGTCATTCACCTTGTGGAGCTGCGGCGCCCCGCCCGAGCAGAGGATGGTGCTGCCCGCCCGGACGGCGAAGGGGCGCCCCTCCTTGTGCCGGAGGCCCCAGGCCCCGATCACCCGGCCGCCATCGTCCTGAAGGAAATCCACCAGAAAGGAGTTGTTGTGGATTTCGACGCCGACATCCTTCACCTTTTGGGAGAGCGTCGCCATGAGGGGCTTTCCGATCATGCGGACGCAGTGAACGAAGCGGGCGTAGGTGTCCCCTGCGTTGTGCTTTTGCGAGTATTTGTCCTCTCCCACCTTGACGAGGCCGAGCCCCCATGAATCGATGGTGTAGGTGCGCTCGAGCGCTTCTTCGACCATGATGCGGGCGAGCCGCTGGTTGTTGATGCCGTAGCCGCCGGCGATGGCGTCCTTCCAGTGTTCGAAGGGGTTGTCCCTGGGATCGGCGTGGCCCAGCGCGGCGGCGTAGCCTCCCCGGGCCATGGAGGAGCTGCCCGCCGGGAACGTCCCCTTTGTGAAGAGGCAGACCTGGCGTCCCTGCGCCCGGGCCTCGATGGCGGCGAGCATGCCCGCCACCCCGCCGCCGATGACCATCACCTCACAGGAAAGCTCGTCGTAGCTGCCGCGCGAAGCCATTTTCGCTCCCATGCGTTCAGGAAAACAGCGAGGTATGCGGGGATGACCCTTCAGTATTTACCACCCCTGTTGAATTGGGTGCAATGCCGCGGAAGGATCCTGTGATCCGCAAACAAAAGGAGAGGCCCGCGAAGGCGCCTCTCCCGGAAGAGCGCTGGAGGCGCCACCCGGATTTGAACCGGGGATGGAGGATTTGCAGTCCTCTGCCTTACCGCTTGGCTATGGCGCCGGGTGAAAAGACCGGAAAGCGGAGCCACCACTCTCCGGGGATGCCTTTTATATCGTATCGTCCCCCTTTCGTCTAGAAACAGGGGAGGAGAAAAAGCCCTGCCTTTCGAAGAAAATTTGATATAAGTATGCATAATAATCATCCAGAAAAACAGGAAACTCTCGTTTCGGGGATTGTCCGGA
Above is a window of bacterium DNA encoding:
- a CDS encoding FAD-dependent oxidoreductase; its protein translation is MASRGSYDELSCEVMVIGGGVAGMLAAIEARAQGRQVCLFTKGTFPAGSSSMARGGYAAALGHADPRDNPFEHWKDAIAGGYGINNQRLARIMVEEALERTYTIDSWGLGLVKVGEDKYSQKHNAGDTYARFVHCVRMIGKPLMATLSQKVKDVGVEIHNNSFLVDFLQDDGGRVIGAWGLRHKEGRPFAVRAGSTILCSGGAPQLHKVNDSPPQVTGDGYAMARRAGAELIDMEMIDYQLMTGWPEKLAGYPPYSTGFIRAGSRLLNRNGERFMKQWNPDAPEAAYEKSGRSLINRGVGFEIFEGRGTDHGTVYLDAREVIDAVGPEVEPIVQAFKNAGVDIQKEPIEVCSGPHTFLGGLKIDENGHTTLEGLYAGGEAAGGIHGSNRLAGAALADSFVFGTRAGRAAAQESPGPPSGAAPKKALADALAGLDRRFSARGGIAPAEFRLALQDNVFNNLGQVRTGDRIAQGLARLEELRDIARAVPIETDETRKRCQLAMNVIETENLIDVAAMLGAAALMREESRGGHFRKDFPEQDDENWLCNIVIAAGERPGKLQTRKSPVVTESYPPPQTEVMGA